A stretch of DNA from Pseudopipra pipra isolate bDixPip1 chromosome 1, bDixPip1.hap1, whole genome shotgun sequence:
TGCTCTCTATCATTCCTCTGAGTTCTGAGCAGGAAGGTGTAGAACAGTCTCTTTTCCAACTGATTGTCCATGTGAAATGACCTGGACACCTTCAGGACAGCTTTTAGTAAATAACATTTATATCTGGCTCTCAGCTTAAAAgattaaaatagaataaaaatcaaataattaaaTGGAAACAAATTAACAAGACATGATGTGTTtgtttgggaggtttttatTTGCAAAGATTAGGGTTAGTAATATATATGGCtgattttaaacagaaacagcTAATTTCTTAAAATAGAATAATTTCCTTATATACAATTATATAAAGATTAtgtattattatattttcttatatataattatatagtTGTATGCAAtgatataaataatatattttcttaaaaaacaattaTTGCAGATCTGGCCATTAGGGAACTAAATGAAATTTCAGTAGTTACCATGGGTTTATTATCCCATGTACAAACATCAAAATCAGAAGAATTAAACCTATTTTCTCACAGACTTCCATATGAAGTGTAAATATCAGAAGCAGAACTTGGGAAtatgtggggtttttcctttttttttttttaatacctcttttttccccaccagaAGAACAGAACGCCATAAAAACCAGGATATCCTCATCTTCCTTTTCCAATCTCTGACTTACCCAGTATTTTGTTGGTGGATTCTTGTGAGGACCCAAgcaaacagcacagcagcaggagctcctgGACAAATCAACACGGAACACAACAATTGTTTGGAATACTGTGTCCCATGGAGACTTTACTCCCAGCACTTTAGAGTGCAGCAGGTTGGATGCACATTAAAGGACAAATGATGGGTCAGacaattttaaataactttatgAAAGAACTTAACTCGCAGatcgggggaaaaaaaaggaatacaaGGGCAggggaatttaaaaaaaaagcaaaggggtGCTGTGaaactgcattttcagaaataaatggtAAGAATTACTTTAGGTTTGCCTATGAATTACAAGCATTTGTGAAGCTCTGGAGCTCTTTTATCCTGTGAATTGTGGCCAACATACAACTTTTTGTACACTAGGTGGAAGAATTCACATTTTTGTCCTCTATTAATCACTCTGGACCCATCAGCTGATAAGAATTCCATGAAAACTTAATTAAATCCAGCAACTGGTGATTTCTATTCCCACTTTTAACTGCTTATCCTTCTATCCTTCTACATTTatggctggttttgttttaagaagGCCTATAAAGTAGAAATTGCTTTTGCTCTCTTTCTGTGGAATTGAATTTCCAAAGACCAAGTGACTttcaaagctgcagaaaaaaaaagggactcTAATCTGAAACAAGTGACATTTTCACTGATAAACAGACAGAAATAAAGGTAACATCTTTCTAAATACCACTTgagatctttaaaaaaaggcCTAGAAGGTGTTCTTCTAAATTTTAGCCCTTTGCTAAAGTCCTTTAAAGCTGGGACCACGTTCAGTTCAAGTGGTCTGTTTAATTAATtaagataaatatttacatCCATATCACCTAAGATCTGAGTTACCCCTGAGATGACTCTCCCCTTCCATTTATTCCAGAAGTAAATGAGGATTTCTACATTATTAATTGAGTTGTTTCTTTTGTTATCTCAATTTAGCCATGATTAATCAAGGTCTGAGAGTCTAATTTCAGACAGTCAAAAAATAGCTCAAAAAATTGGAACAGCTcaaaaaaatggaattatatAAAGTCTGAGAACCTCAATAGAAAGGATGAATTAATATTTACTTGAGGATAATTTGGATTTCAATGCTAAGgcaaaaaaaagtcattttgtAGCTGCTTCATCTGGGTGcctcttttttaaaatagctgAGGTGAGGCACAGGAATATCTGAGAGTCATAAAAACAACTCTCTATAATGAAAGAAATTTTAGGTCTTACCCATTCCTATTCTGACAATCAGAGAAAATTTTAATTGCTGTAAAATCTCAAAGAACTTCTTAAAGTCAGgagttcttttaaaaacaaaacaaaagagaagaattGTTTGATTCCTGGGCCTGAACTCATGTGATCTAAGATTAATCTCTCAGGTTCTGTTTCCTAAAAGCAAAATGCCAACTTTAAGTTAGTCACCCAAACTTCTTTAGTCAGTGGAGGAAGACAAAGTGTTTCTAGGATGTTATCCAGACAAATTAGTCATCATCTTGAGGACTGGATTAATCACCCCTGTGGTGAGTGGTGTAAATAACCaataagataaataaataagataAGAAAGGCAATATAATGATGTGTGGTTTTCATGTAACCCTACTGAATAAACAGGTAACTTTCCTCAGAATGGTGGCACCTCTGACAGGCACATTTTGTCTCAAaacacatattttatttatttctgacaGTAAACAGAGATGGTAGATAACACAGAGAGGGCAGGAATACTGACCCCAGCCAGTGACTATGAACCACCACACGAACTGCTTGTTGGAAACAAaggtcagcaggagcagggttTGCAGGTAAATCCCTTCAATGAGAAGCCAGAAGAAATTGGCCAAAATACTGAACTGGAAAAATGCCACAGCAGCCTTACAGGCAACCTGGAAGGGCAGGGggagaaaaatatgttaaatCTACTCTCATTATGTCTGGTTTCTCTCCAGACAGATGCAAAATTCAATGTAACCACACAAGAACAAAGACATTCTAACAATATTTCAGTAGGTTTGAGGTTCCATAATTTGAATTGACTTTACTTCAGTTTTTTGGAAGAGAAATACTGGGTTTCTCTCACAGATTAAATTCTTTGCTAGCAGAAATTGTTACAGCTTCATTAGAGACATGTACTTTAGATATCAAAGCTGAGTGCAGCCATAGCTGCACTTGGtctttgtgttgtttgttttaagatTTCAGTTCTAGCAAACTAAAGAGAAATGGGACTTAGGAATCCCAAGAATTAAATGTTAACTCGAGGACAAAAGAGAGGGGAGGTTCAGTACCGTTGACATCAGGCAGTGGTCCATAGTTTCATCTGCAAACAAAACAGCATCTTTGGTGAAAACAGCAATTGCTCTCAAGATAAAGGAGACAAACAGGTGCATGTGGATGTAATTCCGTGTACAGTGGAATTTTCTGacatggaaagagaaaacaaaaaattgttCTTCACCAGAAATTTCTCGTGGTCTCAGCAAAACTCAAACTGCCAACACCtcccaaagcaaacaaatgacCTGTCACTATTTGAGAGGGAGACAGACATGAGGGAACTGAGCAGTTATTATCTGTTTAAGCTAATAAAAATTCCAGTATAATTGTCCTTGAATCAACACACACTTAGAGGAGATGCCAGAAGCAGAGAGTAACTGTGGGACTCTTGGGCTGTATTACAATAATGCCTTTTAATTAttctaaataatatttttgttgaaTGAGCTTGCAAAAGGCTCAACAAGGTTTTCTGCCCCTTTCTGGTCcgagagaagagaaggttgaATGGGTGTCAGTCACACCCTGTACGGTGGGTGCCAGAGAAGGGGTTGTCTTGCCCTAAAATACATTAGTTTAATGAagggctgctgagggagctggggaggctcagccaggagaaaagaaggctcagggggaccttctcactctctacagcttcctgaaaggaggttgtagccaagtGGGTATCAGGCTCTTCTCCAGAGTAACAAGGACAGGACAAGAGTTTGAAAAGGCCCCatgttgtgccagaggaggtttagattggatagcaggaaaattttctttatggaaagggttgtccagcactggcacaggctgcccagggaagtggttgagtcaccaccCCTGTGGGTATTTAAAgcacatgtagatgtggcacctggggacgtggtttagtggtgaccTTGGCAATGCTGGGTTAATGGTCGGACTTGAGGATCTCAAACaccttttccagcctaaatgattccatgattctatttcCCTGGGTTACCCTGTCCACACTTCTACCTTGAGCTGATGGGATCTCCTCCAAGGCTTGGGCACATCAGCCTCGTGGTCCTGGGATGTGACCTCTGAGAATGCCAACCCACCCCACTTAGGAAGCTGCTTCTGTGCTCTGCCCTCCTGTCTGCACAGTGGGTTTAACTCTTGTCCAAGAGCACTGGAACCAGTCAAACCCAGGATCCATTTCCTGATATCATCAGATGtaacatttaaatttatttaaatgtcttCCTGTAGCTCTCAGCTCCGGAAACCTTTCGCAGAGGGAATGAACATTTTAGAATCACCTCTGGTTCAGGACCATGAGACAGTGTTTCTGCAGGGTATGTCCTGCCATATGCTGAAGGAATTGTTTTCTTATACTGATAGTGATGTAAGTTTGGGCACCTCCACTGTATGGTGGCATTAAAGAGATTAAATCAGACTGCCCAGGCAGCTTGGATGTTTTAATATCTGCAGGGAAATATTACAGCACAAATAGAGAAAGACCCACCACCATCAACAGCATTATGGCTTAGAATgattagaaaataataattaaaaatacttgaaagcccacaaagcaaaaccacagaGGATCTGATGGAAATTAGGATGAGACTGTCTTAAGACATCCTGAAAAAGAGCCCATTTATATTTACCTGAAGGCAGCAAAGACAATTAGAGCTGTAACGAGTGAAGTCACTGATGCTGCATAGCCAGCGGTGTAGACACGCCAAAATGCAGAATAATAGGATTTCTGGGGGGAAAAGAGACACAGTCTGATGCAGGGGATTCTGAAGGATGAATGCTATGGGTGCTTATTTCACCAGGACACATTTTCCCCTCACTGGTCAGTGCCACCACCCCTGTGCTTGAGATCTGCTTCAGGTTTTTCCCTCCACCACAaacatgttttcctttaaatccTACTGAACCTTACACAGGAGGCAGGTTTCACAGCCCACAGGCTCATCTGACCCCTTTGACCATGTCTTACAGGGAAAttttttaacttccttttaAGTAACTGCATTTTCTCTTGTTGGTACCTAAAGAGTCTGGGGCACTGAAACCTCCTGGTGGGTGATTTGTGAATCTGTCACTTCAGACCTGAGCCAGACTCAATAAACATTGATTTTCATACAGAGCTATGgctgaaagagaaataaaacttggCAATTTGTAGGTGAGGGAACTGAAACACTGAGGAACAGCTCCATCATATTGTGGAGGTGAGAAAGTTAAAGCCAAGAAAATCACCTCACAGTCAATGCTTTGGACAAAGAGTTCATTCCACTCCTATAAACTGGAACACTATAAACTCTTTACAgttcatttcttttcaaattaaacaTCCAGTGTAGTGAGAAAAATGAAGCATATTTACATGGCTTTAACTATGCAAATTTTATTCTGATTGCCTACAAAATCACCTAATTATTTAAAATCCTAAGGAACTAAATTCTCTGAATCCAGGCAAATTTCCCCCTTACTGATGCAATGGACACTTTGTTCTCTAATTGATCCAAAATCTGTTTGTCCAAAAGGCTGCAATTCTAGGCTGAGACAAGTGATTAGCAATTTTAAGTAGAGCCATAAATAAATCATGTAATCCTGACAAGATAGGAATCAGTCTGGTGTTTCTGATATAGTCCTAATCTTTTATACAGTATtttcaaaacacagaagaaagtgGGAAAACAGGTTCTCCAACTGAATAATGAAGTATTTCAATTCATTTTATCTGTTTTTGTAGGATagataaaaaaaccaacattatGCAGAGGACATCACAAGTGTTCACTGCACATACAAAATACAAAGCAAGTGGATCTCTTGGAATATAATTGGGATTCTTGTTACTTCCCTGTGTTTGCAATGCATCGGAGATTGCTGATCATATCTTCCTTTTCTAGTCAAACCTGGGGGATTTGACTGGAATAACAAACTAAACACAGCCAGGGCCTCTGAATTGAAGTCTTCCATACTGTTGAAATGTTCCTTGCTGGCTTTTAGCCTAGGCCAGCCACAAACTAAGCCTTGGTTTAGCATAATCCAGGGACTGCTTGGGGGAAACCCAAGCTCTGTGGGTGGTCAGCTGGTCCCAGGGCTGGAGAACTGTGCTCCAGAATATGTCCCCTTCTGAACCTTACATCCCTTCTGAACTGTTTACATGCTTTCCACCATCTTCCCAGATGttttttaagcatttatttgtgggtttttttaagcatttatcTTTCTGGTTTCCCTAAAGGGCAAAGAATTACAAATATTCCTAATTTATGGGTGAGGGATCGAGCTCCAAATATCTTTACTCCCTGTTACAGCCATTCTAGGTTCTAAGTTCATGGAGCCAAATTTCTGAAGCAAATTGAGTCTACATTTCCCAAAGATTTAGATCTGAACTAGTTTGTGCTCGAGCCTGTGTGCCTGGAGAACAAAATGGTTACCTCCAGATAACACCCAGAGTGTTAGTGATGACAACCCTCCTCACCTTTCGGTGTCTTGCTCTGGCTTGTGataaatggcttttttttctgaagtgtttatATGCTTTCCAGAATCTTCCCAGATGttttttaagcatttatttatggttgttttttttaaaacatttatcttTCCAGCTTCCCCAAAGGGCAAAGAATTACAAATATTCCTAATTTATAGATGGGGGATTCAGCTCCAGATATTTTTACCACTGGTTACAGTCATTCTTAGGTTCTACATTCACCTagacaaattattattattatatgaAGCAAATTTTGTCTACACTTCCCAAAGATTCAGATATCTGAACTATTTTGTGCTTGAGCTTGTGTGCCTGGTTAATTCCAGATAATACTCAGTGTTAGGGATGACAACCCTCTCCACCTTTCTGTATCTTGCTTTGGCTTGTGATAAATGGCTTTTTTCTGAACTGTTTACATGACTTTTTGAGagtgaaacattaaaaaaacagctGCATTAATAAAATGCATTAATAAATTCcgttaagaaaatatttttttggtgAATTGAAGCTCTTGCTGCATTTTCAAACCATCTACAAATAAACCActgtgttttctggtttgttccatcttttttttttaatttgatatgCCTTTTTGACACTTATTATGGTGTACACAATACCTTTTTTCAGTTTCCTGAAAAAATAAGTCACGGAGAATCCAAAGCTCAAAAGCCACGtataaaaatattgatttggattcttaaaaaaaatcttgaaatttTTACCCAGAACTATTTATCTGTTTTGCTAACTTTGGTTTTCCAATACCTATTGCAAACACTTGTGTGGATGTACACAATCCTACTTTTTTGGGATGTGCAAGAGGAGCCTTGCTCAATGCAGACTGAAAGGAGGGGATGGAGACAGTTCTCTTGCTGGAACTGTCCCATCTCTCAAATTTCAGAACTCCAAGGTAGAGGCAGCCTCtctgttaattaattaataaccTTCAGCCAGAAGTTCACCAGTGAGGGACCAGCAAAGTGTGAGGCATTCCCATCCTGGGGCCAAGTAGGGTGATGAGGAATATGGGAATTGAAATCGTATGAAGATGTGGCAGTGAAAGAAATTCTGCAGGAGCTTAACTGAGTGCCAGTGATGGTCATCAGATAGGAAAAATAGAGGTTTGCTGCCTGCTCCATGAACACCTACAGGAAAGTATAAAAGTCATCATttcatagagtggtttgggtcggaagggaccttcaaagatcatccaattccaacccacctgccataggcagggacaccttcccttGGACCTGCTTGCTCAGGGTCCTCTGCTCAATGGCATCCAAGAATTCCCTCACAAAGGTGTGCCTAGACCACCATGCTAGAAAGTCACGGAGTAATTTTTTCTGATTGACTTAAactctggggggaaaaaaatcaactggAGGCATACAAAGGaattttccctgaaaaattCCCTGTGGAGGGCTTGGTAGGGCTTCCTTGGGAGATGGGTGCATGATGAGAACTAAAATCACCTCTGTCAGAGAGCCAAGGTCTTTTTTAGGCAGGGAAAGTGAACTAATCATGAGTTTACTCATTAACAACAAGAGGAGACATTTATATGGAGAGGGAAGTATTTCCTGCTACTCACTTGCTTTCTATTAAGCCTAATTTGGTAAACAAGCACTAAATATACCTAAAATTTTTGAGTTTAGCACCGAAAATGGGTAATTACTGGGTTCTGACAGGAGTCAGATGTGTGGAGCTACTCAGCACTCTCAGGAAAGGATGCTCTGGAAATAAAACACCCACCTGATCCTCAGGTCCTTTACTGGAACCTTCATCAAACCCACAGGCAACAGTGTATGGTGGGAATGGTTCTGACCAATGTGCCTCCTGTGTGCAATTCCTTTGGAGGAAACCTTTCATGGGAAAAGAGAGCAGAGAATtaatttggggaggggggtggtgctgctgctgttctttaGGTTTGAATGAGCAACAATTTCTTATTTCTACTTTGATCCTTAAGTCAGGGACTTACAGGTCTAGACATGCCCAGCAAGTTAAGCTGTAGGGTTACAATATTCTGTATATCATTTGAAAATTTGGAAATTCATTTCGAGATGCAGTGAGACTTGAGCATTTCATGTGGGAAATCAATTCTGTAAATTCAATACTTACATGGAGGAAATCAAATTATACATTTACAACATATTTGGGGATTGTAGACAAAGCTCTGAGCCACCTGATCTATATTGGAAATCAGAtacaagttttaaacttggTCCTGCTCTGACTGAAGGaatggaccagatgacctcagTAGGTCCTTtctaatattaattattttatgagTTTATAAATCAGTGATTCTACAATATATTCCTTTACAAAGTTAGTAATAACATAGTGCAATTATCCATCACTTTTAGACCATGAAAGAAATGAGACAATTCAGTACAGCATAATGCAAAGAAATATTGTCCACAAGCCAAGATGTGTATCTGGATAGTTACTGTGTGATAGCTTTGGGAATCAGGAAAATATGTAGGAATTTTCAACTAttagaatttatttaaaataaaataattaaaaaaaacgTAGGGACAAAAAGTCTTGCCATGGGTATTGGTGAATTCTTCGAAAAATCGTGGACAGGGAATTTTCACCACTTCCCCAAAAGTGGCTCTGGGCCAGCAGGTTAAACCATCCCAATCTCTGGCACACCctgtaagaaaaaaagtgcTTCTAAATAAAGAGAAACACAGAGAACATCACGCAGTTGATCTTCCATAATGACATTTTTTGTGGCTTTCCCACTAATTCACATGCAGGAAGAGCCACAACAGGGAATGCAGCActgaagggaaggagaggattgttttcctcttctccttggATGCATCCTTGATCACATATGCACTTGGCATTCCAGCTGGACATTCCTCCACCTTATCTTGTGAGAGAATATACCTGAAATTCAAACAGACACAATCTGAAAGTCAAATCACTTGGAGCTCTTGCTACTGTCAAAACAAAAGCcaccaaaattaaaatattgaaaaattattAGCACTCGAGATTTCTCATCGCTGGTTCCAGGGCCTGACTGAAAAAATCAGACTTAGAAGTTCAACCTTAATCCCTTGATTTCTTGCTAAAACTCTACCAGTTTTACCTGGCTTGAAGGAAATAAGGGTGAAATCCCAGTATTAGGAAATCAATGGTATTTTTGCAATGGATTTCAACAAGGATAAGATTCATCCCATCATTGGGAATAGGTGCATCCATGAGGTTCCTTAAACCAGAGGCTGCTGGTTGATGACACAGGAAATGCTGCTGGCTATGAGTCCATTAAAAAGGGTCTTTTCAGAAGTTTTGGTTAATCCCAGGTTTGTCACAGATGCATCACAGTGACACTTCCAGCTGTGGGCGAGTAGGTGTGGGGGCAGCACAGAAAAATTACCAGCATGTAAAAGTGCCTgaacaaattgaaaaaaaaaaaaaaaaagcatcattcTGCAACCCCAACTAACCCCCAGGTGGTTGTAAGGTGGATATAAAGCAGTGCAGGAGTTTGGGTTGGGGAGgtgttattttctttcatgaCTCTTTTCTGCTTCCTCTGGGGGGGATGATAAGGCAAAGCTAAAATTGTGAGGAGCTGAAATGTGGAAGAAATGTCACTTACCTGTAGCTGAGTTAAGCTGCTCTCTGGCTTCCAAAAGGAGAGTCCTGAGAATCTCCCACACCATTGTCCTCCCATGACCCTTGGAAGGATGCAATTCCTGGTATCCCCAATTTGCCAGATGGCAAAATAGAGGCCCTGATTCATTAACTATGATTTTAATTGCCTAAAATATGTCAGCTAATCTCAGCTCTGTTCCCTTTGTAAGCAGAGGAAAGAGACAGCGACTTCCAGCCCGTGATTCATCCCAAATATTGGAGGCCTCTTTCTGAGGGCAGGATGAATCACTGGCTGCAAATACCTGGGTCTGGCTGATGATTATACCCTAAGCTAGGCTGCTAATTTTTGAATTATTAAAGCCAGGTAATGTTAGTCCCTCTTATACATGCAATGGTCCACATGCATGGACTTAGCAACTGAAGTGGTCCTTCTTAGAGGGACTAAAATAGAGCTGAAGAGCTGGGGCTAAAAATCTAATTTATGTGGCAATGTGGGGTTAAAAATGAGATTCCATTCCTTGTGTGGTAAAGGAACTTGCATGTTTTAAGTCTTAAATTTGGCTTAATTTCCAGCGACTTTTTCAATGTATATCAAAAAAACCGCTGAGTGCAGAAGCCAAAAGG
This window harbors:
- the LOC135404634 gene encoding vasoactive intestinal polypeptide receptor 1-like encodes the protein MRSLCWMPLLPLVGGIHPECKIFQQVVKEEALCLEQNESVSPDLKGCARDWDGLTCWPRATFGEVVKIPCPRFFEEFTNTHGFLQRNCTQEAHWSEPFPPYTVACGFDEGSSKGPEDQKSYYSAFWRVYTAGYAASVTSLVTALIVFAAFRKFHCTRNYIHMHLFVSFILRAIAVFTKDAVLFADETMDHCLMSTVACKAAVAFFQFSILANFFWLLIEGIYLQTLLLLTFVSNKQFVWWFIVTGWGAPAAVLFAWVLTRIHQQNTGCWDDDENGVVLWIIKGPILITVLINFIIFINVIRILVHKLKSQEGGGSHSSHFVRLAKSTLLLIPLFGVHYIVFAFFPESTGLEARFYIELGLGSFQGFVVALLYCFSNAEVQSELKKQLCKWQYQEYLTFTHKHGTLSRENSPVNYVTQLSLLEKISPKRKTSGYHNGVTTV